A genomic window from Stigmatopora argus isolate UIUO_Sarg chromosome 13, RoL_Sarg_1.0, whole genome shotgun sequence includes:
- the LOC144086553 gene encoding interleukin-1 receptor type 2-like, which produces MLVVMWSISAPLTLALALAVVLAHGRKFPLPPLLFKDGCFLTEAELGLFHLENEAVAVSFPFLRSALKGRRVNPPEDAYRIARGDGEDGDGRDDGEGRVKRLGSDLWLLPARPSDSGNYTCTFRNATFCVRGSVSLHVYAAASVDVDKLSYLHDATLGEDVTLTCPAGNLFSRSSVEWFKEDSLGIGLQGNGWQFLGRDASKLRIPAVARSDGGLYTCRLGVLVERRAFTVTRTIRLQVTGPEQQSTQEPDLSMMAAAAAVPPLIVWPPDGSVVEVSHGSAVEVTCVVLTTCDRSVSTSVWWTAIGVDVEASPYRRREGREASDCWMNATLVVQAMTEQEEGAQLTCLAQNLDGRRQVTVTLRLQDSSGTWLVVGCVSTSCFLVVVSCFLYVLLIKPQLQKRKKRKADYFLTRNSSTF; this is translated from the exons ATGCTGGTGGTCATGTGGTCTATCTCCGCGCCACTGACGCTAGCCTTAGCGTTAGCCGTTGTGTTAGCTCACGGACGAAAATTCCCGCTTCCGCCTTTGCTGTTTAAAG ATGGCTGCTTTTTGACGGAGGCCGAGTTGGGGTTGTTCCATTTGGAGAATGAGGCGGTCGCGGTGTCCTTTCCTTTTCTACGCTCGGCTCTCAAAGGGCGGCGAGTAAATCCGCCCGAAGATGCCTACCGCATTGCCAGGGGCGATGGAGAGGACGGAGACGGCAGAGACGACGGCGAAGGTCGAGTCAAGCGGCTGGGTTCCGACTTGTGGCTCCTTCCCGCTCGACCGTCCGACTCGGGCAACTACACTTGCACATTCAG aaaCGCGACATTTTGCGTTCGCGGCAGCGTGTCGCTCCACGTGTATGCGGCGGCATCGGTGGACGTGGACAAGCTGTCATATCTGCACGACGCCACGCTGGGAGAAGACGTCACGCTCACCTGTCCCGCCGGGAATCTGTTCTCGCGGTCCAGCGTCGAGTGGTTCAAG GAGGATTCGCTCGGCATTGGTCTCCAAGGCAACGGGTGGCAATTTTTGGGGCGCGACGCTTCCAAGCTACGCATTCCGGCGGTGGCACGTTCAGACGGAGGTCTGTACACATGTCGCCTCGGCGTGCTGGTGGAGCGCCGCGCCTTCACGGTCACCAGGACCATACGACTCCAAGTCACAG GGCCCGAGCAGCAATCGACACAAGAGCCCGATTTATCGATGATGGCTGCTGCCGCTGCCGTGCCGCCGCTGATTGTTTGGCCGCCCGACGGGAGTGTCGTCGAAGTCTCTCACG GTTCAGCAGTGGAAGTGACGTGTGTGGTTCTCACGACGTGCGATCGGAGCGTCTCCACCAGTGTGTGGTGGACGGCAATCGGCGTCGATGTGGAAGCGTCACCCTACAGGAGAAG AGAAGGACGTGAGGCGTCTGACTGTTGGATGAACGCGACGCTGGTTGTCCAGGCGATGACGGAGCAAGAGGAAGGGGCGCAACTGACGTGCCTGGCGCAAAACCTGGACGGAAGACGCCAAGTCACCGTCACGCTTCGCTTGCAAG ACTCGAGCGGGACCTGGCTGGTGGTGGGGTGCGTTTCCACCTCCTGTTTCCTGGTGGTGGTCTCGTGCTTCCTCTACGTTCTGCTCATCAAACCCCAACtccagaagaggaagaagaggaaagcGGACTATTTCCTGACCCGAAACAGCAGCACCTTCTAG